The uncultured Pseudodesulfovibrio sp. genome includes a region encoding these proteins:
- the ruvB gene encoding Holliday junction branch migration DNA helicase RuvB — MSKCTLPEENVRPRKLSEFIGQVDLRTNLDVFIRAARERERSLDHTLFYGNPGLGKTTLARIMASELGVNMVSTSGPVIERSGDLAAILTNLERGDILFIDEIHRMPPTVEEVLYPAMEDFQIDLVIGSGPGARTVKLDLEPFTLVGATTRLGLLTSPLRDRFGCIFRIEFYSPEELGRIVERSAAILGVEVEPEGALAIGRRARGTPRIANRLLRRVRDYALVHGTGVVTRELAESSLERLDVDQYGLDNMDRKILTLMVEHFNGGPVGLKTIAAACAEEVRTIEDIYEPYLIQCGFLKRTPRGRVATAKAYQHLKMRMSDDQATLL; from the coding sequence ATGAGCAAATGCACTCTTCCCGAGGAAAACGTCCGGCCCCGCAAACTGTCCGAGTTCATCGGCCAAGTGGACCTGCGCACCAACCTCGACGTCTTCATACGGGCGGCGCGCGAACGCGAGCGCTCTCTGGACCACACCCTGTTCTACGGCAACCCCGGCCTGGGCAAGACGACCCTGGCCCGGATCATGGCCTCGGAGCTGGGCGTGAACATGGTTTCCACCTCCGGCCCGGTCATTGAGCGGTCCGGCGACCTGGCGGCGATTCTGACCAACCTTGAGCGCGGCGACATTCTGTTCATCGATGAAATCCATCGCATGCCGCCCACGGTGGAAGAGGTCCTGTATCCGGCCATGGAGGATTTCCAGATCGACCTGGTTATAGGCTCCGGCCCGGGCGCACGTACGGTCAAACTGGACCTCGAACCGTTCACCTTGGTGGGAGCAACCACCCGGCTCGGTCTGTTGACCTCGCCTCTGCGTGACCGTTTCGGCTGCATCTTTCGTATAGAATTCTACTCTCCCGAGGAGTTGGGGCGTATCGTGGAACGCAGCGCCGCCATCCTTGGCGTCGAAGTGGAGCCGGAGGGCGCCTTGGCCATCGGCCGCAGGGCACGCGGTACCCCGCGTATTGCCAACCGTTTGCTCAGGCGCGTGCGCGACTACGCCCTGGTTCACGGTACGGGCGTTGTCACTCGCGAATTGGCCGAGTCTTCGCTGGAGCGGCTCGACGTGGACCAGTACGGCCTGGACAACATGGACCGCAAGATACTGACCCTCATGGTCGAGCACTTCAACGGTGGTCCGGTGGGTCTGAAGACCATTGCCGCGGCCTGCGCCGAGGAGGTCCGGACCATCGAGGACATCTACGAGCCGTATCTCATTCAGTGCGGTTTTCTGAAACGCACCCCGCGCGGCAGGGTGGCTACGGCCAAGGCGTATCAGCATCTCAAGATGCGCATGAGCGACGATCAGGCTACGCTGCTGTAG
- the ruvC gene encoding crossover junction endodeoxyribonuclease RuvC: MAGGLIVLGLDPGTRVTGYGVVREISGKAELVATGTIRTPVKKDMATRMGVIFDQLQELIRLHDPAEAAIENVFVSKNPSSALKLGQARGACMAACATNGIPMGEYEPTKVKKNLVGVGNAPKSQVAYMVAHCLGIKKPDWPEDASDALAIAICHLNERRMRRLTCS; the protein is encoded by the coding sequence ATGGCGGGAGGGCTGATCGTCCTGGGGCTCGACCCCGGAACGCGAGTCACCGGCTACGGCGTGGTCCGAGAAATTTCGGGCAAGGCCGAACTGGTGGCTACCGGTACCATCCGCACCCCGGTCAAGAAGGACATGGCCACCCGCATGGGGGTCATCTTCGACCAGCTTCAGGAGCTTATCCGGCTCCACGATCCGGCGGAAGCCGCCATCGAAAACGTATTCGTTTCAAAAAACCCCTCGTCCGCCCTCAAACTCGGGCAGGCGAGGGGTGCCTGTATGGCCGCCTGCGCCACCAACGGCATCCCCATGGGCGAGTACGAACCCACCAAGGTCAAGAAGAACCTGGTCGGCGTGGGCAACGCGCCCAAATCCCAAGTGGCCTACATGGTCGCCCATTGCCTTGGCATCAAGAAGCCGGACTGGCCCGAGGACGCCTCGGATGCCCTGGCCATCGCCATTTGCCATCTGAACGAGCGGCGCATGCGCCGTCTGACCTGTTCCTGA
- a CDS encoding aldehyde ferredoxin oxidoreductase family protein, translated as MQGIHGRILFIDVSERTFSIEPLGDTGLPLPGGKGLGTRLLLEHNPAGVDPLSPDNRFIIATGPCCGTRAWGSSRYGVFSKSPQTGFYAESYSGGKTPEAIDRAGFDAIVVTGAADTLTVLSIHPEGCDFHEAPKLKGLETYAAEDALLKDYAPKGEGYGRPGAMVIGPAGENLVAFSVIENDYWRSAGRCGLGAVLGSKKIKGLVFAGDRKREVADPEGLKAFAKEFRDANGDSPAVKAYRARGTTQMVALMNTVGAFPSRYWSAGSCDHWERISGDVFHEQHEVTPHACLKCFMACGRKARITSGPHKGLTIEGPEYETIYAFGGLCMVRNIDEIAHLNDLCDRLGLDTISAGNLCAMVAEASSQGRLDAPLTYGDAATIAALLEQIAGRDGLGDILADGIIKGAERLGLSDMAVHVKGLEPAGYDPRVLKGMGLTYGTSPRGACHLRTTFYKAELSGMISSDAVEGKADLLIDFEDRLVVFDCLILCRFYRDMYDWPTLVRLLTLVTGKTWDEDSLRRAAARVVDDTRRFNVREGLTPKDDQLPRKLHESLPTGQVITREEYALLLNEYYRLRGWDEQGVPPVPAAE; from the coding sequence GTGCAAGGCATTCACGGACGCATACTCTTCATAGATGTCTCCGAGCGGACGTTCTCCATAGAGCCGCTCGGGGATACCGGCCTGCCTCTGCCCGGAGGCAAAGGCCTGGGTACGCGCCTGCTCCTCGAACACAACCCGGCCGGGGTGGACCCGCTCTCTCCCGACAACCGGTTCATTATCGCCACGGGCCCGTGCTGCGGCACCCGCGCCTGGGGCTCCAGCCGGTACGGCGTCTTCTCCAAGTCGCCGCAGACCGGCTTCTACGCGGAATCATACTCCGGGGGTAAAACCCCGGAGGCTATCGACCGGGCCGGTTTCGACGCCATCGTCGTGACCGGCGCGGCCGACACGCTGACCGTCCTGTCCATCCACCCCGAGGGCTGCGACTTCCATGAGGCTCCGAAACTCAAGGGGCTTGAAACCTACGCCGCCGAGGACGCCCTGCTCAAGGACTACGCCCCCAAAGGCGAAGGGTATGGCCGCCCCGGCGCCATGGTCATTGGTCCGGCGGGGGAAAACCTGGTCGCCTTCTCGGTCATCGAGAACGACTACTGGCGCAGCGCCGGGCGATGCGGTCTGGGCGCCGTGCTCGGCTCGAAGAAGATCAAGGGACTGGTCTTTGCCGGAGACCGCAAGCGTGAGGTGGCCGACCCGGAAGGGTTGAAGGCCTTTGCCAAGGAGTTTCGGGACGCCAACGGCGACTCCCCGGCAGTCAAGGCGTACCGGGCGCGGGGCACCACGCAGATGGTCGCCCTGATGAACACCGTGGGCGCGTTTCCCAGCCGCTACTGGTCCGCCGGGAGCTGCGACCATTGGGAACGCATCAGCGGCGATGTCTTTCACGAGCAGCACGAGGTCACGCCTCACGCCTGCCTGAAGTGTTTCATGGCCTGCGGCCGCAAGGCGCGCATCACCAGCGGTCCGCACAAGGGGCTGACCATCGAAGGCCCGGAGTACGAGACCATTTACGCTTTCGGCGGGCTGTGCATGGTCCGCAACATCGATGAGATCGCCCACCTGAATGACCTGTGCGATCGCCTCGGCCTGGACACCATCTCGGCGGGCAACCTCTGTGCCATGGTCGCCGAAGCGTCCAGCCAGGGCCGCCTGGACGCGCCCCTGACATACGGCGACGCGGCCACCATCGCCGCCCTGCTGGAACAGATCGCGGGCCGTGACGGGCTGGGCGACATTCTGGCCGATGGCATCATCAAGGGCGCGGAGCGGCTCGGCCTGTCCGACATGGCCGTGCACGTCAAGGGGCTGGAGCCCGCAGGGTACGATCCCCGCGTGCTCAAGGGCATGGGCCTGACCTACGGGACTTCCCCGCGCGGGGCCTGCCATCTGCGGACCACCTTCTACAAGGCCGAGCTGTCCGGGATGATCTCGTCCGACGCCGTGGAAGGAAAGGCCGACCTGCTCATAGATTTCGAGGACCGGCTGGTCGTGTTCGACTGCCTGATCCTCTGCCGGTTCTATCGTGACATGTATGACTGGCCCACACTGGTCCGTCTGCTCACCCTGGTCACCGGTAAAACCTGGGACGAGGATTCCCTGCGCCGGGCAGCGGCCCGCGTGGTGGATGACACACGGCGGTTCAATGTCCGCGAGGGGCTGACCCCCAAGGACGACCAGCTGCCCAGGAAGCTCCATGAATCCCTGCCCACCGGGCAGGTCATAACCCGGGAGGAGTACGCGCTCCTTCTCAATGAATACTATCGCCTGCGTGGCTGGGATGAACAGGGCGTACCGCCCGTCCCGGCCGCCGAATAG
- the gabT gene encoding 4-aminobutyrate--2-oxoglutarate transaminase yields the protein MTNKELQQRREAAVPRGVSNAGPIFAASAKGATVTDVEGKEFIDFAGGIGVNNVGHCHPKVVEAVREQAGKLLHSCYHVFQYEGYVALAEKLNALTPGDHAKKTVLVNSGSEAVENAVKVARRATGRPAIVASASGFHGRTLLASTLTAKVMPYKAGFGPYAPEVYHIPYAYCYRCPVGRSYPGCKMECAELLKKSFVDMVNPESVAAVILEPVAGEGGFVVPPKEYFPRIKEICEEFGILLIIDEVQSGICRTGSLFAIEQWDVIPDLLTSAKSLGGGTVISACTGRAELMDAPQVGGLGGTYGGNPVSCAAALAVLDVVESEGMVAKSQALGAKVRAAFEDLAKKYDCIGDVRGLGSMLAMELVHDKEAKTPAPDIAKALVAKCRENGLIILSCGHSGNVIRTLMPLVISDAELDKGLSVLEAAFAEVTKG from the coding sequence ATGACCAACAAGGAACTGCAACAGAGGAGAGAGGCGGCCGTCCCCCGAGGGGTCTCCAACGCCGGTCCCATTTTTGCGGCCAGCGCCAAAGGCGCAACCGTAACGGACGTGGAAGGCAAGGAGTTCATCGACTTCGCCGGCGGCATCGGTGTGAACAACGTGGGCCACTGCCATCCCAAGGTGGTCGAGGCCGTACGTGAACAGGCGGGAAAGCTTCTGCACTCCTGCTACCATGTCTTTCAATATGAAGGCTATGTCGCTCTGGCCGAAAAGCTCAACGCCCTGACCCCCGGCGACCACGCCAAGAAGACCGTGCTCGTCAACTCCGGCTCCGAAGCCGTGGAGAACGCGGTCAAGGTTGCCCGCCGGGCCACAGGCCGTCCGGCCATAGTCGCGTCCGCCTCCGGATTCCATGGCCGCACCCTGCTGGCCTCCACCCTGACCGCCAAGGTCATGCCCTACAAGGCCGGTTTCGGCCCCTACGCTCCCGAGGTCTACCACATCCCCTACGCATACTGTTATCGCTGTCCCGTGGGTCGTTCCTACCCCGGCTGCAAGATGGAATGCGCAGAGCTGCTGAAAAAGAGCTTTGTGGACATGGTCAATCCCGAAAGCGTGGCCGCCGTGATCCTGGAGCCCGTAGCCGGTGAAGGCGGCTTCGTGGTCCCGCCCAAGGAATACTTCCCGCGCATCAAGGAAATCTGCGAAGAATTCGGCATCCTGCTGATCATCGACGAGGTCCAGTCCGGCATCTGCCGCACCGGCTCCCTCTTCGCCATTGAGCAGTGGGACGTGATTCCGGACCTGCTGACCTCGGCCAAGTCCCTGGGCGGCGGCACGGTCATCTCGGCCTGCACGGGCCGCGCCGAACTCATGGACGCGCCCCAGGTGGGCGGTCTGGGCGGCACCTACGGCGGCAACCCAGTGAGCTGCGCCGCGGCCCTGGCCGTGCTCGACGTGGTCGAGAGCGAAGGTATGGTCGCCAAATCCCAGGCTCTGGGAGCCAAGGTTCGCGCTGCCTTCGAGGACCTGGCCAAGAAGTACGACTGCATCGGCGACGTACGCGGCCTGGGCTCCATGCTGGCCATGGAACTGGTCCACGACAAGGAAGCCAAGACTCCGGCCCCGGACATTGCCAAGGCCCTGGTTGCCAAGTGCCGTGAAAACGGTCTGATCATCCTGTCCTGCGGTCATTCCGGCAACGTCATCCGCACGCTCATGCCGCTGGTCATCAGCGACGCCGAGCTGGACAAGGGACTGTCCGTCCTGGAAGCGGCCTTTGCCGAAGTGACCAAGGGGTAA
- a CDS encoding YebC/PmpR family DNA-binding transcriptional regulator, with the protein MAGHSKWANIQHRKGRQDAKKAKFFTKAAKDIILAAKAGGGNPDDNSTLRLAIQKAKAVNLPKDKIDNAIKKGTGELAGGDLAEVMYEGYGPGGVALLVEVATDNKNRTVAEIRHAFTKHGGNMAENGAVSYMFNRKGVIVFNGEKYTEDELMEAGLEAGADDIVEDGETFIVYTEPADFMAVQQAFVDAGMEFESAEFNQVPENLVPVDATLGKKVMNLFDALEDNDDTQNVYMNADLPDDLFDEED; encoded by the coding sequence ATGGCCGGACATAGTAAATGGGCGAATATTCAGCACCGTAAGGGGCGTCAGGACGCCAAAAAGGCGAAATTTTTCACCAAGGCCGCCAAGGACATCATCCTGGCAGCCAAGGCGGGCGGCGGCAACCCCGACGACAACTCGACGCTGCGCCTGGCCATTCAGAAGGCCAAGGCCGTGAACCTGCCCAAGGACAAGATCGACAACGCCATCAAGAAGGGCACCGGCGAACTGGCCGGCGGCGATCTGGCAGAGGTCATGTACGAGGGTTACGGCCCCGGCGGCGTGGCCCTGCTCGTTGAGGTTGCGACCGACAACAAGAACCGCACCGTTGCCGAAATTCGCCACGCTTTCACCAAGCACGGCGGCAACATGGCTGAGAACGGAGCGGTCTCCTACATGTTCAACCGCAAGGGCGTCATCGTCTTCAACGGCGAAAAGTACACCGAGGACGAACTCATGGAAGCGGGCCTGGAGGCCGGTGCCGACGACATCGTCGAGGACGGTGAGACCTTCATCGTCTACACCGAGCCCGCCGACTTCATGGCCGTGCAGCAGGCCTTTGTCGACGCTGGCATGGAGTTCGAGTCCGCCGAGTTCAACCAGGTCCCCGAGAATCTGGTGCCGGTTGACGCCACCCTGGGCAAGAAGGTCATGAACCTCTTCGACGCCCTGGAAGACAACGACGACACCCAGAACGTCTACATGAACGCCGACCTGCCGGACGATCTGTTCGACGAGGAAGACTAG
- a CDS encoding RlmE family RNA methyltransferase, protein MKQYQDKYFKKAKKENYAARSVYKLKEMDQKFHIFKSGQTVLDLGAAPGSWTQFAGERVGPQGRVLGVDLQTTKHTFAENITFLQADVFSDSPELLEAIEPLQPFDVIISDMAPKTTGIKFADQANSLELCERAFEVALKYLKKGGNFAVKIFEGGEINDYRNAIRPYFGKIKNFKPYSSRSESKEIFIVALGFKGVDG, encoded by the coding sequence ATGAAACAATACCAGGACAAATACTTCAAAAAGGCCAAAAAGGAAAACTACGCCGCCCGCTCGGTCTACAAACTCAAGGAGATGGACCAGAAGTTCCACATCTTCAAGAGCGGCCAGACCGTGCTCGACCTCGGCGCGGCCCCCGGTTCCTGGACGCAGTTCGCCGGAGAGCGGGTGGGTCCGCAAGGGCGGGTGCTGGGCGTGGATCTGCAGACCACCAAGCACACCTTTGCCGAGAACATCACCTTTTTGCAGGCGGACGTGTTTTCGGACTCGCCCGAACTGCTGGAGGCCATCGAACCGCTGCAACCGTTCGACGTCATTATCAGCGACATGGCCCCCAAGACAACCGGAATCAAGTTCGCCGACCAGGCCAATTCCCTGGAGCTATGCGAGCGGGCTTTCGAGGTGGCGCTCAAATACCTTAAGAAAGGCGGCAACTTTGCCGTGAAGATATTCGAGGGCGGCGAGATCAATGACTACCGGAACGCGATCCGTCCGTATTTCGGCAAGATAAAGAATTTCAAACCGTACAGTTCCCGTTCCGAGAGCAAGGAGATATTCATCGTTGCGCTTGGCTTTAAGGGAGTTGACGGGTAG
- a CDS encoding sigma 54-interacting transcriptional regulator, with protein sequence MSESNPVDIPFYSILNHLDVAALAADSAGLIAYATPCAEQTFGFDPGCMHGLPVTEILPDTFFNHDMETGQTASVELPDGTLNAVSRSPIVTNGENVGSLLTLHPQPGPDQVEQSETYRTLAEHMEAVFNASSDGIWLTDGQGVVLNINTASESLNSITADEVIGKPVATLVENGTIDRSATLEVLRKKRRVSVLQEVARTGRQLVVTGTPTFDDDGHIRLVVLNERDITDLNEMRTTLAQTRKAKEKAEAELTGMSLMELKKSHVVAESPAMRKAMATAQKLAQFETSEILLMGDSGTGKGLLAKFIHDTSPRRGKPFIQVNCATLPETLFEAELFGYEKGAFTGASEQGKSGLFELASGGTFFLDEVGEIPLDMQAKLLNCLDDHMYYPLGASKPKRMDCIIVAATNRDLEAQVRKQAFRRDLLYRLNTFTVRIPPLRKRPDDVFELINHYLKQFNAAFRTSKRIGPVGMKLLQSYPFPGNVRELIGIIKKAVVICEEDLLDDYLRDLFDHTEDAVTENGTLPEEVARLERRMIRQAMEACSNTREMAGFLGISQPTVVRKMQRYKLNNA encoded by the coding sequence GTGTCAGAATCCAATCCCGTGGATATTCCTTTTTATTCCATCCTGAACCACCTCGACGTCGCGGCCCTGGCCGCCGACTCGGCAGGTCTCATCGCTTACGCCACACCTTGCGCGGAACAGACCTTTGGATTCGACCCAGGCTGCATGCACGGCCTGCCAGTGACAGAGATATTGCCCGATACGTTCTTCAACCACGACATGGAGACAGGACAGACGGCCAGCGTGGAGCTGCCTGACGGTACGCTGAACGCGGTCTCACGCAGTCCGATCGTCACGAACGGAGAGAACGTGGGGAGCCTGCTCACCCTCCACCCACAACCGGGGCCGGACCAGGTTGAGCAATCCGAGACCTACCGCACCCTTGCGGAACATATGGAGGCGGTCTTCAACGCCTCCAGCGACGGCATCTGGCTGACCGACGGCCAGGGCGTGGTCCTGAACATCAACACCGCTTCGGAAAGTCTCAACTCCATCACGGCCGACGAAGTCATCGGCAAGCCGGTAGCCACGCTGGTGGAAAACGGAACCATCGACCGATCCGCCACCCTGGAGGTGCTGCGCAAGAAACGGCGCGTCTCTGTTCTGCAGGAGGTCGCCAGAACCGGGCGTCAGCTGGTCGTCACCGGCACACCGACTTTCGATGATGACGGCCATATCCGTCTGGTCGTCCTGAACGAACGGGACATCACCGATCTCAACGAAATGCGCACCACCTTGGCCCAGACCCGCAAAGCCAAGGAAAAGGCCGAAGCCGAACTGACCGGCATGTCTCTCATGGAGCTCAAGAAAAGCCATGTGGTGGCCGAGAGCCCGGCCATGCGCAAGGCCATGGCCACAGCCCAGAAACTGGCCCAGTTCGAGACCTCCGAAATCCTGCTCATGGGCGACTCAGGCACGGGCAAGGGGTTGCTGGCCAAGTTCATCCACGACACCAGCCCGCGCCGAGGCAAGCCGTTCATCCAGGTCAACTGCGCCACCCTGCCCGAAACCCTGTTCGAGGCCGAGCTGTTCGGCTACGAGAAAGGAGCCTTCACCGGCGCATCCGAACAGGGCAAATCCGGTCTGTTCGAACTGGCCTCGGGCGGAACGTTTTTTCTGGATGAAGTGGGTGAAATCCCCCTGGACATGCAGGCCAAGCTGCTCAACTGCCTGGACGACCACATGTACTACCCTCTGGGCGCGAGCAAGCCCAAACGCATGGACTGCATCATCGTGGCCGCCACCAACCGCGACCTGGAGGCCCAGGTCCGCAAACAGGCCTTCCGGCGCGATCTGCTCTACCGGCTGAACACCTTTACCGTGCGCATCCCTCCGCTCAGGAAACGGCCCGATGACGTTTTCGAACTGATCAACCACTACCTGAAACAGTTCAACGCTGCATTCCGCACCAGCAAACGCATAGGGCCGGTGGGTATGAAACTGCTCCAGTCCTACCCTTTTCCGGGCAACGTCCGCGAGCTTATCGGCATCATCAAGAAGGCGGTGGTCATCTGCGAGGAAGACCTGCTCGACGATTACCTGCGGGACCTTTTCGACCACACTGAAGACGCCGTGACGGAAAACGGCACCCTCCCCGAGGAAGTGGCCAGACTGGAACGCCGCATGATCCGCCAGGCCATGGAGGCCTGCTCAAACACCCGAGAGATGGCCGGATTCCTCGGCATCAGCCAACCCACCGTTGTGCGCAAGATGCAACGATACAAACTGAACAACGCTTGA
- a CDS encoding glycosyltransferase gives MPRPRHISIRDELGLTKSMPADKSHFEWRVNRLLDEAPVIFLGLGPEPDKIPEWFDLPDDETFFYLECPDFVGQVAGWLDRVPANFQPMKVEDFTVASSARAHVVRYLPAQKAFPSFYGPLTARLALEDRARPKLSRTVWLPVGDDALLVEELARAFADAGWRVVRIDHEALGKHPGKVLPDFLQEGVPDLFFSINFRGLDHFGLGQAILREAGVKVAVWMVDNPFNLLTGVKTEAWRELNLFVTDHSFIGPLIENGARRVTHLPLAASPSLFQDGGNLPDHARDIQGKLVFVGRSRFPDQEKFFAGEAVPEDAAVLVEEATGTTRFDYHWWRDRLAIGPLWPGNRSRSVAAGAEFASNLWKHRCLNAAGRITIFGDEGWHDLENPDANLRPVVDYYAHLPALYRAAGLVLNVTGMQLPAGLNQRNFDVWCAGGFLLTDTHSGLNIFPDELVESVTYSRPEDIHDLVIRHREETPEKKALRQAWRECILRDHTYANRVETIFKAMSFLSAQKA, from the coding sequence GTGCCCAGACCCCGACATATCTCCATCCGCGACGAACTCGGGCTGACCAAATCCATGCCTGCCGACAAGAGCCACTTTGAATGGCGCGTCAACCGCCTGCTTGACGAGGCCCCGGTGATCTTCCTCGGCCTCGGGCCTGAACCGGATAAGATACCGGAATGGTTTGATCTCCCGGATGACGAAACATTTTTCTACCTGGAATGCCCGGACTTTGTCGGCCAGGTGGCCGGCTGGCTTGATCGCGTGCCCGCCAATTTCCAGCCAATGAAGGTCGAGGACTTCACCGTGGCCTCCTCTGCCCGCGCCCACGTGGTCCGGTACCTGCCCGCGCAAAAGGCGTTCCCTTCCTTTTACGGTCCGCTGACCGCGAGACTCGCGCTGGAGGACCGCGCACGACCGAAACTCTCGCGCACCGTGTGGCTGCCCGTTGGCGACGACGCCCTGCTGGTCGAAGAACTGGCCCGGGCCTTTGCCGACGCAGGCTGGCGCGTGGTCCGCATTGACCATGAAGCCCTAGGTAAGCATCCGGGGAAGGTACTGCCCGACTTTCTTCAGGAAGGCGTCCCTGACCTCTTTTTCTCGATCAATTTTCGGGGACTTGACCACTTCGGCCTGGGGCAGGCCATTTTGCGCGAAGCCGGTGTTAAAGTGGCAGTCTGGATGGTGGACAACCCGTTCAACCTGCTCACCGGGGTCAAGACCGAGGCGTGGCGCGAACTCAACCTGTTCGTCACCGACCACAGCTTCATCGGTCCGCTCATCGAAAACGGCGCACGGCGAGTGACCCACCTGCCTCTGGCCGCCTCGCCAAGCCTGTTCCAGGACGGTGGGAACCTCCCGGACCATGCCCGGGACATCCAAGGCAAACTTGTCTTTGTGGGCCGCTCCAGGTTTCCGGACCAGGAGAAATTTTTCGCGGGTGAGGCCGTACCCGAAGACGCGGCCGTGTTGGTTGAGGAAGCTACCGGCACGACCCGCTTCGACTATCACTGGTGGCGGGACCGCCTCGCCATCGGACCGCTCTGGCCCGGCAACAGGAGCCGGTCCGTGGCCGCCGGGGCGGAATTCGCCTCGAACCTCTGGAAACACCGCTGCCTGAACGCTGCGGGTCGGATCACCATCTTCGGCGACGAAGGCTGGCATGACCTTGAAAATCCTGACGCGAACCTCCGTCCGGTGGTGGACTACTACGCACACCTGCCCGCCCTGTATCGCGCGGCGGGTCTGGTCCTCAACGTCACCGGCATGCAGCTCCCGGCGGGATTGAACCAGCGCAATTTCGACGTCTGGTGCGCGGGTGGCTTCCTGCTCACCGACACCCATTCCGGCCTCAACATATTCCCCGACGAATTGGTCGAATCCGTCACATACTCCCGGCCGGAGGACATCCATGACCTGGTCATCCGGCACCGCGAAGAAACACCGGAGAAAAAGGCCCTGCGCCAAGCCTGGCGCGAATGTATCCTCAGGGACCACACGTACGCGAACCGGGTAGAGACCATTTTCAAGGCAATGAGCTTTTTATCCGCTCAAAAGGCTTGA
- a CDS encoding transporter substrate-binding domain-containing protein: MQAIVYPPLVYADQGKLWGVAPEMVLEIQKIVGDDSPLKDTPWLRGYEQTQKQTNQGLFAIVRIPEREKLFKWVGPIFGEGDYFFKHRGVPLQIKSLDEARKVGRIAVRKDGYTHQALAAKGFTNLDVGPTYQSSYMKLVEDRVDLVLMGERTYYYMVKKAGLDPAEFERTDCKFGNSAAWLAFSLDVPDETIQKWQNALDTLKKNGRYQEIMKRNFSY; the protein is encoded by the coding sequence ATGCAGGCTATCGTTTATCCTCCGTTGGTCTATGCGGACCAGGGCAAGCTATGGGGCGTGGCTCCTGAAATGGTCCTGGAAATCCAGAAGATTGTTGGTGACGATAGCCCACTCAAGGATACGCCCTGGCTTCGAGGGTACGAGCAGACGCAGAAGCAGACCAACCAGGGTCTCTTCGCCATCGTTCGTATCCCGGAACGGGAAAAACTTTTCAAATGGGTTGGTCCGATTTTCGGCGAGGGTGACTACTTCTTCAAGCACCGGGGCGTCCCTCTGCAGATCAAGAGTCTGGACGAGGCCCGTAAAGTGGGGCGCATCGCCGTGCGCAAGGACGGCTATACCCATCAGGCCCTGGCCGCAAAAGGCTTCACCAACCTGGACGTGGGCCCGACCTACCAATCCAGCTACATGAAGCTGGTCGAGGACCGCGTGGACCTCGTGCTCATGGGCGAACGCACCTATTACTATATGGTTAAGAAGGCCGGTCTCGATCCTGCGGAATTTGAGCGTACGGATTGCAAGTTCGGCAACTCCGCAGCCTGGCTCGCCTTTTCCCTGGATGTCCCGGACGAGACCATTCAAAAATGGCAGAATGCCCTGGACACCCTCAAGAAAAACGGCCGGTACCAAGAGATCATGAAACGCAATTTCTCGTACTGA
- a CDS encoding rubredoxin translates to MDKWECPCGYVYDPAEGDPDNNIPIGTKFEDLPDDWVCPKCGAEKEYFEKL, encoded by the coding sequence ATGGATAAGTGGGAATGCCCGTGCGGCTATGTGTACGACCCTGCGGAAGGCGACCCGGACAATAACATCCCCATCGGGACCAAGTTCGAGGACCTGCCGGACGATTGGGTCTGCCCCAAGTGCGGCGCGGAAAAGGAATATTTCGAAAAACTGTAA
- the ruvA gene encoding Holliday junction branch migration protein RuvA, with protein MIGYLRGELLSADEKGLVLLTPGGVGYEVAAPTSVLAKLPGKGKEVSLFVHTQVAEKAIDLFGFLEADDLDLFRTLISIDKLGPKKAMAILSMFDAAHLREIAYREDVNTLSTVPGIGPKSAKQILWNLKDKVEKLTPVTGKAQSAPQGPQGEYLDALAGLKGLGYGEDEIRPMLLETFDDEPDLDAAGAIRAVLKKINAARS; from the coding sequence ATGATCGGATATTTGCGGGGCGAACTGCTCTCGGCGGATGAGAAAGGACTTGTCCTGCTCACTCCCGGCGGCGTGGGCTACGAGGTGGCCGCGCCCACATCGGTCCTGGCCAAGTTGCCGGGCAAGGGTAAGGAAGTGAGTCTGTTCGTTCACACTCAGGTGGCGGAAAAGGCCATCGACCTGTTCGGTTTTCTGGAAGCCGATGACCTGGACCTGTTTCGGACGCTCATTTCCATCGACAAGCTCGGTCCCAAAAAGGCCATGGCCATCCTGTCCATGTTCGACGCAGCCCATCTGCGCGAAATCGCCTACAGGGAGGACGTGAACACCCTGTCCACCGTGCCGGGCATAGGTCCCAAGTCCGCCAAGCAGATTCTTTGGAATCTCAAGGACAAGGTGGAGAAGCTTACCCCGGTGACCGGCAAGGCGCAAAGCGCGCCCCAGGGGCCGCAGGGCGAGTATCTGGACGCCCTTGCGGGGCTCAAGGGGTTGGGCTACGGTGAAGACGAAATCCGGCCCATGCTTCTCGAAACCTTCGACGACGAACCCGATCTCGACGCCGCCGGTGCCATCCGCGCGGTGCTCAAGAAGATCAACGCGGCACGCTCATGA